AGGCCGTGCGCTTCCGGCGCGGCTGGTTCCTCGGCGATGGCACCGGCGCGGGCAAGGGCCGCCAGGTGGCGGGCATCATCCTCGACAACTGGCTGAAAGGTCGCCGCCGCGCGGTGTGGGTGAGTCGTTCCGAGACCCTGCATCAGGACGCGATGCGCGATTGGGAGGCGCTCGGGCAGGAACGCCTGCTGGTGACGCCTCTCTCACGCTTCCGCCAGGGCACGGCGATCACGCTGGACGAGGGCGTGCTGTTCGTCACCTACGCCACGCTCCGCTCGCAGGAGCGCGGGGAGAAGGTGAGCCGCGTGCAGCAGATCGTCGATTGGCTCGGCGCCCACTTCGACGGCGTGATCGTGTTCGACGAGGCGCACGCAATGGCGAACGCGGCCGGCAGCACGACCGAGCGCGGCGAGCAGGCGCCCTCGCAGCAGGGCCGCGCCGGGCTGCGGCTCCAACACGCGCTGCCCGACGCGCGCGTCATCTATGTCTCCGCCACCGGCGCGACCACCGTGCAGAACCTCGCCTATGCCCAGCGGCTCGGCCTGTGGGGCGGCGAGGATTTCCCGTTCGCCACGCGTAGCGAATTCATCGCGGCGATCGAGGCCGGCGGGGTCGCGGCGATGGAGGTGCTGGCGCGCGACCTGAAGGCGCTCGGCCTCTATTCCGCCCGCTCGCTGTCCTTCGACGGCGTGGAATACGAGATGCTCGAACATGGGCTGACGCGAGCGCAGATCGGCATCTACGACGCCTATGCGGGCGCCTTCCAGATCATTCACAACAATCTGGACGCGGCGATGCAGGCCGCCAACATCACTGGCGCGACCGGCACTCTCAACGCCCAGGCCAAGGCCGCGGCGCGCAGCGCCTTCGAGTCGGCCAAGCAGCGTTTCTTCAATCACCTCATCACCGCGATGCAGACGCCTTCGCTGATCGCCAGCATCGAGCATGACCTGGCGGCCGGCCATAGCGCCGTCGTCCAGATCGTCTCGACCGGCGAGGCGTTGCAGGAACGCCGGCTGGCCGACATCCCGACCGAGGAATGGGACGACGTGCGCGTGGACGTAACGCCCCGCGAATACGTCCTGTCCTACCTCGAACACAGCTTCCCGGTGCAGCTCTACGAGCCGTTCACGGACAGCGAGGGCAACCTGTCCTCGCGGCCCGTCACCGACGCCGACGGCAATCCCGTCGAGTCCCGCGAAGCCGCCGAGCGCCGCGACCGGCTGATCGAGCGCCTGGCGTCGCTGACCCCGGTGCCGGCCGCGCTCGACCAGATCATCCATCACTTCGGGACCGATATGGTCGCCGAGGTGACGGGGCGTTCGCGGCGCATCGTCAAGCGGCGCGGATCGGACGGGATCGACCGCTTTGTCGTCGAGAGCCGGCCGGGCTCGGCCAATGTCGGCGAGACCGACGCCTTCCAGAGCGACGCCAAGCGCATCCTGATCTTCAGCGACGCAGGCGGGACCGGCCGCAGCTATCATGCCGACCTCGGGGCGCGGAACCAGCGGCTGCGCGTCCATTATCTGCTGGAGGCGGGCTGGAAGGCCGACAACGCCATCCAGGGCTTCGGCCGCACCAACCGCACCAATCAGAAGCAGCCGCCGCTGTTCCGGCCGGTGACGACCGACGTGAAGGCGCAGAAGCGGTTCATCTCGACCATCGCGCGCCGGCTCGACACGCTGGGCGCGATCACGCGCGGCCAGCGGCAGACCGGCGGCCAGGGGCTGTTCCGCCCCGAGGACAATCTGGAATCGCAATATGCGCGCGACGCGCTGCGCCAACTCTACCGGCTGCTCTATGCGGGCAAAGTCGAGGGCTGCTCGCTGCTCGCCTTCGAGCAGGCCACGGGGCTTCGCCTCAGCGACGACACCGGCCTCAAGGACGAGTTGCCGCCGATCACCACCTTCCTCAATCGTATGCTGGCGCTCACCATTGACCTCCAGAATACGCTGTTCACCGCCTTCGAGGATTTGCTGACCGCGCGCATCGAGGGCGCCATCGCGTCTGGAACCTATGAGCTGGGTCTGGAGACACTTCAGGCCGAGAGCTTCACGATCATCGACCGCAACATCATCTATACTCATCCGGGCACCACGGCGGAGACCAGGTTGCTGACGATCGAACGCAAGGACCGTAATCGGCCGATCACGCTGGACGACGCGCTCGACCGGCTTTCGGACCCGCGTGCGGTCCTGATGGTCAACGCGCAATCGGGCCGCGCGGCGGTGCAGATTCCGACGCGTGGGCTTCTGCTCGACGACGGCAGCGTCGAGCGCCGCGTGCGGCTGGTGCGGCCGATGGAATCGACCCCGATGCCGTTGGAGGCGATGGCGCAGACCCAATGGCGCGAAGCCGCCCGCGCCGACTTCGCCCGCGCCTGGCAGGCGGAGCTTGCCGAGGTGCCGGAGTTCGCCGTCAGCACAATGCACGTCGTCACCGGCCTGCTGTTGCCAATCTGGAAGCGCCTGCCCAACGAGTCCACGCGCGTCTATCGGCTCCAGACCGACGACGGCGAGCGGATCATCGGCCGCCGGGTCTCGCCAGCCTGGGTGGCGACCGCCACCGCCAACGACGAGGGCCCGCGCCTCGATCCGCAGGCGGCCTTCGCTGCGCTGATGGACGGGCGCACCGTGCTCGACTTGGCCGAGGGTCTCCAGCTTCGCCGCGTGCGCGTGATGAGCGCCTACCGCATCGAGCTGAGCGGCTTCACCGACGCGATGCGCGAGCGGCTGACCGCCTACGGCCTGTTCCACGAGATTATTTCGTGGACGCTGCGCATGTTCGTGCCGGTCGATGCGAACGGCGTCGCCGTGCTGGAACGGCTGATGAAGCGGTGGCCGCTCGCGCGCATCGCCGACCGGACGGCCGCGTGATGGGCCGGCTGTCGGATCAGGCAGGCGAATTGGCGCACCGTCTCGGCGACCGGGCCGAGGCGGTGTGCCGCCGCTACCTGTCGAAAGGGCGCCGCGAAGGCCGCTATTGGCTGGTCGGCGACGCCCACAACACGCCGGGGCGCAGTCTCTATGTGCGCCTGTCCAGCTCGGAAGACGGCCGGGGCGCGGCCGGCAAATGGACCGACGCCGCGACCGGCGATCATGGCGACCTGCTCGACATCATCGCGCAGGTCTGCGGCCATGCGCAGCTCCGCGACACGCTGGACGAGGCCCGGCGCTTTCTCAGCCTGCCGGACCCCGAGCCTGGCCCCGAGGGCCCGCGTCGCCGGGACGAGCCCAAGGCCCCCACCGGCTCGCCGGAATCGGCGCGGCGCTTGTTCGCCGCGTCCGGTCCTGTCCGGGGCTCGCTCGTGCAGACCTATCTGCGGAAGCGCGCGATCACCACCCTGGGGGCCGACGATCCCCTCCGCTTCCATCCGCGCTGCTACTACACCCCGTCGCGGAAGGACGTGGCCGGCACACGTCGCGCCTGGCCCGCGATGATCGCCGCCGTCACCGATCTCGACGGCGCGATCACCGGCGTCCATCGCACCTATCTCGCTTCTGGGCTCGACCCGGCCGCGGCGATGAAGGCGCCGGTGGCCACGCCTCGGCGCGCGATGGGTTTTCTGCTCGGGAACGGCGTCCGCTTTGGCGGTGCGGATGCGGTGATGGCGGCCGGCGAAGGCGTCGAGACCATCTTGTCGCTGCGTCAGGTCGTGCCCGCTGTGCCCATGATCGCCGCTCTATCCTCGGCCCACCTCAGCGCCATCCTGTTCCCGCCCGCGCTCAGGCGTCTCTATGTCGCCCGCGACGACGATCCGGCCGGCGACGCGGCGTTGGCGACGTTGACCGAGCGGGCTTCGTCGGCCGCGATCGAGGTCGTCCCGCTCTCGCCCATGCTCGGCGATTTCAACGAGGATCTGCGCCTGATGGGGCCTGAGCGGACGCGGGCGGCCCTGGTCGCGCAGTTTGTCCCCGAAGACGTGAGCCGGTTCCTGGCCGTTCCTTGAGGACGCCGGAAAGGCAGTGAGGGTCTCGGCTCGGGGTTCGAAAAGCTCTGGCTTGTCGGTTGGGATGACGCTTCCAGACATCGGATCGACCACCCCTCTCGGCCTTCTTGGAGGCCGTTCGGACGACAGCCGCCCCGGCCTGGCAACGGCGTTCGGCGACTAATTTCCGCCGCGGCCCCGAGGGGCCGCTTTGCACCGCGAAGCAAATTAGACGCCGCCCTGCCGCCCGGCGCTGCGCTGGGCCGCCACCCGCGCCA
This genomic interval from Sphingosinithalassobacter tenebrarum contains the following:
- a CDS encoding DUF7146 domain-containing protein; its protein translation is MGRLSDQAGELAHRLGDRAEAVCRRYLSKGRREGRYWLVGDAHNTPGRSLYVRLSSSEDGRGAAGKWTDAATGDHGDLLDIIAQVCGHAQLRDTLDEARRFLSLPDPEPGPEGPRRRDEPKAPTGSPESARRLFAASGPVRGSLVQTYLRKRAITTLGADDPLRFHPRCYYTPSRKDVAGTRRAWPAMIAAVTDLDGAITGVHRTYLASGLDPAAAMKAPVATPRRAMGFLLGNGVRFGGADAVMAAGEGVETILSLRQVVPAVPMIAALSSAHLSAILFPPALRRLYVARDDDPAGDAALATLTERASSAAIEVVPLSPMLGDFNEDLRLMGPERTRAALVAQFVPEDVSRFLAVP
- a CDS encoding strawberry notch-like NTP hydrolase domain-containing protein; translated protein: MTLAAPVAHPAAPFPTAPGFAATARSILAAAALILPDLERGRAIDARALRSAMETAFGGSDADGAWNWKTAYDACEAAQILFLRKYGGTILRKSASPLAALAMIEKVAALLPTHTRRSETSQALQQFSTPAGLGFVATVAAAIRPGDLVLEPSAGTGLLAVQVETRGGSLVLNELAEIRAEMLAGLFGDGPVTRHDAAHIHDYLRADIVPSVVVMNPPFSAVAHVDRTMKDAALRHIGSALARLAEGGRLVAITGASCAPDNPAWTDAFAQLQERGRVLFSAAIDGRVYAKHGTTIDTRLTVLERVPADDPTVFPASPGVAPDTATLLGWVQGHVPPRGSDPETPPPAMPVAVPVAMRAMSARPAARRQAKPASPAPIVLPEAAELAYDAIDWTPAEAGRLTDAIYEPYALQSLRIDGAKPHPTPLVQSAAMASVPPPKPSYRPTLPTNLVADSILSDAQLESVILAGEAHAGHLAGAWTVDDTWDVVTAAPDDAEQAVRFRRGWFLGDGTGAGKGRQVAGIILDNWLKGRRRAVWVSRSETLHQDAMRDWEALGQERLLVTPLSRFRQGTAITLDEGVLFVTYATLRSQERGEKVSRVQQIVDWLGAHFDGVIVFDEAHAMANAAGSTTERGEQAPSQQGRAGLRLQHALPDARVIYVSATGATTVQNLAYAQRLGLWGGEDFPFATRSEFIAAIEAGGVAAMEVLARDLKALGLYSARSLSFDGVEYEMLEHGLTRAQIGIYDAYAGAFQIIHNNLDAAMQAANITGATGTLNAQAKAAARSAFESAKQRFFNHLITAMQTPSLIASIEHDLAAGHSAVVQIVSTGEALQERRLADIPTEEWDDVRVDVTPREYVLSYLEHSFPVQLYEPFTDSEGNLSSRPVTDADGNPVESREAAERRDRLIERLASLTPVPAALDQIIHHFGTDMVAEVTGRSRRIVKRRGSDGIDRFVVESRPGSANVGETDAFQSDAKRILIFSDAGGTGRSYHADLGARNQRLRVHYLLEAGWKADNAIQGFGRTNRTNQKQPPLFRPVTTDVKAQKRFISTIARRLDTLGAITRGQRQTGGQGLFRPEDNLESQYARDALRQLYRLLYAGKVEGCSLLAFEQATGLRLSDDTGLKDELPPITTFLNRMLALTIDLQNTLFTAFEDLLTARIEGAIASGTYELGLETLQAESFTIIDRNIIYTHPGTTAETRLLTIERKDRNRPITLDDALDRLSDPRAVLMVNAQSGRAAVQIPTRGLLLDDGSVERRVRLVRPMESTPMPLEAMAQTQWREAARADFARAWQAELAEVPEFAVSTMHVVTGLLLPIWKRLPNESTRVYRLQTDDGERIIGRRVSPAWVATATANDEGPRLDPQAAFAALMDGRTVLDLAEGLQLRRVRVMSAYRIELSGFTDAMRERLTAYGLFHEIISWTLRMFVPVDANGVAVLERLMKRWPLARIADRTAA